The following DNA comes from Flexistipes sp..
GACAAAGGGTCTATTACCTCCGCCACAATACCTGTCTCGTCAACAATAACTTTTACATACTGTTGGGAAACCTGAGGCTGGGAAAAAATAAATTTTATATTTTCTTCTTTTATAGTTTCCATTAAAGAGCTCAAATAACGTGCCGAAGGCTCCTGACCATGCTTTTCCACCGCAATCTGTTTAAGGTGGAATTCCGAAGCAAAATATCCCAGCACCGGGTGTACAGTAAGAAATTTATCCGTTTCACATTTTTTCGTGGTTTTGTCGATTTTATTTATAATATTATCGAGTTTTGCGGCAAATGAGTTATAATTGCTTTTAAAAAAATTTTTATCTGCGGGCTTCATTTTGATTAACTCTGACAAAACCTCTTCCGCCATTTTTTTCACATTGGACGGTGACATCCAAACATGCGGATCATTAATGCCGGAAGTAACAGGCAGATGTTGTGTTATACTTTGGACTTTCATATTATTATTTAAAGATAAAAGCCTGTCCAGCCACACTTCTTCAAAATCACTGCCAATGGAAAAAAAACGGCTGCTTTCGGAAAAAGAAATCATCCGCCGCACAGACGGTTCGTAAAGATGAGGATTTGAATCCGAAGGCACCATGGCCAACACATCTATCTTATCACCGCCTATCTCCTGAACAATAAATGCTACAGGAGAAATACTTACTGCTATATTGTCGGATTTTGAAGCAAAAGTTAATGTTGACTGAAATAAAAATACAACAATAAGCAAAAAAGTTTTTTTGTTTCTCATAAACTATCTCCCAAGCAACCAACTGAGAGTATTAAGCTATTGCATATCTTATATTAATGTCAAGTAAAAGCATATTTGGCAACCTTCATTTTTTAAGAGATACTGCTATATCAAAATACTATAAGAAAGGAAATAGTAATTTTTTAAACTTGCATAACAATATAAAACAAAATCTTGTTTTGTATTATTTTCAAAAAGCCTCTTGAGTTTACAGCACTATGTTTAGTGTTGCAATTGTGCAATAACACGATATTAAATTGCATTATTGCGCATACACTTGATTTTTCTTATATACAAACAATATGCATAATATATTTTCAGATAAGTAAATACTTGCAACACATTTAATTGCAATATTGCAATACATATTTTTATGGGGAATTTTAATAAAGCGTTATATTTAAAGGAATAATAAGCAAAGCCTGCTTTTGGCACATCTTTTGCATGTACATAGGCACAAACTATAAAAGGAGGATGTTTAGATGAAACACACAAAACTTTTAGTATTAACCTTTGTATTAACATTGCTGTTTTCTTTTTCAGCATTTGCAGAGCCCATCGTGGTAAAGTTCAGCCATGTGGTGGCAAATGACACACCCAAAGGAAAAGCTGCTCAGTATCTGAAAAAAATTGTGGAAGAAAGAACTGACGGCAGGATGAAAGTTGAAATTTATCCTAATGCTTCACTTTACGGAGACAGGGAAGCTATTGAAGCACTGCAGATGAACGCCATTCAGCTTGCAGCTCCAAGTTTTTCCAAATTCACAGGTTTCGTTCCTGAACTGCAGATCTTTGATCTCCCGTTCCTTTTTAATGACAACGACCACCTTCATAAGGTACTTGACGGTGAGGTGGGACAGAAAATCTTAAAACTTGTAGGTCAAAAAGGTCTCGTGGGACTGGCTTATTGGGATAACGGTTTTAAACAGATATCCGCTAAACAAAGACCGTTAATAAAACCAAGCGACGCAGCAGGCCTGAAATTCAGAATTATGTCTTCAAAAGTTCTTGAAGAGCAGTTCAAGGTTATTGGTGCCAATCCACAGGTTTTACCTTTTTCTGAAGTGTACAGTGCGTTGCAGCAGGGTGTGGTCGACGGACAGGAAAATACACTCTCAAATATTTACACAAAGAAATTCCACGAAGTTCAGAATTATATGACTCTCAGTAATCATGGATATCTTGGATACCTTCTTGTTTCCAATAAAATATTTATGAACCAGCTCCCCGAGGATCTGAAGAAAATCTTTCTCGGTGCAGTGAAGGATGCCACAGAGTATGCAAGAAAGATTGCCAAAGAAGTTAACCAGGAATACCTGAAAAAAATCAGAGAATCAGGAAAGGTTGAAATTATTAAGTTAACTCCGGAACAGCGTCAGGTGTGGAAAGAAAAGATGATGGAAATCTATCCTGAATTCTATGATGTAATAGGAAAAGATCTTATTCAAAAAACTCTGGATGCAGGCAAATAAACTTTAAAGAAGAGGCCAAGGCCTCTTCTTTTTTTGTAAACCTGAGAGGTTGGTGAAATGTTTGATAAAATTGAAAAAACAAAGGATATTTTTGTAACTTCCGTAATGATGATAACTATGTCAATAGCCACACTTGTGGCTTTTACAAATGTTGTACTTCGTTACGTTTTCAACATGTCTTTAGTATGGGCCGGTGAACTCACATCATATCTTTTCATCTGGTCAGCACTTTTCGGCGCTGCCTACGGCTTTAAAATCGGAATGCATATTGGTGTAACTGCTTTGATTCAAGCAATAAGACCCAAAGTTGCCAAATACATCCTTACGGTGAGTTTGATTATAACGCTTTTATTTATGATTGTGATGGTTAAATGGGGTTATGATCTTGTTATGTTTAACAAAATGATCGGTCAGGTTTCTGTAGATCTTGGGATTCCTTTCTGGCTCATATATTTATGCGTCCCTATAGCCATGGCTATCGCAGTATATGAAATTCTGGTGAAAATTATTCAGATTTTAAGGACTCCCGGTGATGATTTTCATTATGAAACGATTATGAAGGGGCATTAATTATGGATATTATCTCTTTATTCGGACTTTTGGTTCTCTTTCTGCTGATGGGTATACCGATAGCCGTATCCCTTGGTCTGTCCACCACCATCACTATGATGTTATTCACCAATCAGCCGTCACTTATAATTGCTCAAAAAATGTTTACATCATTAGATAAATTCGCATTGATGGCTATTCCTCTCTTTATACTAGCCGGAAATTTTCTGTCTCAGGGCGGCGCTGCCAAACGAATTATAAATTTTGCGCGTTCAATTGTGGGACACCTGCCCGGCGGTCTGCCGATGTCGGCAATATTTGCCTGTATTATTTTTGCAGCTGTCAGCGGTTCTTCACCTGCAACAGTTGCTGCAATCGGATCCATCATGATGGGCGCTATAAAAGAAGACGGTTACAGCACAAGGTTTTCTGTGGGCTCTATTGTTTGCTCCGGTTCCCTGGGAATAATTATACCACCCTCCATCGTACTTATCGTCTACGGGGTTACGGTTGATCAGTCGATAGGTAAACTTTTTATGGCGGGACTCGTACCCGGTATATTTCTGGGTACTATGCTTATGCTTGTCACCTATTTCGCTGCCGTTAAAAACGGACACAAACGCACCAAGATGGCTCCTTTAAATGAAGTATGGAAATCTTTTAAAGAAGCGTCATGGGGTCTTTTTGTGATTGTTATTGTGATTGGTGGTATTTACGGTGGTATTTTTACACCTACTGAAGCAGCAGCCGTATCAGCTGTTTATGGTTTTTTTGTAGTCAAATTCATATACAGAGATTTAAAATGGAAGCAGATTCCTGAAGTAATTAAAGCATCAGCATCCACGGCAGCCATGGTGATGTTCATCATCGCAAATGCAATGGGATTTGCATATCTGCTCACCATTCAGCAGATACCCCAGGATTTGGCGCAGTGGATTATTGATATGAATTTCGGACCTGTTATGTTTCTTGTTTTTGTCAATATAATGTTGTTAATTGCAGGCAACTTTATGGAGCCTTCCAGTCTGATTATGATAATAGCACCGCTGATTTTCCCGGTAGCTATGCAGCTGGGAATCGATCCTATCCACCTCGGTGTTATAATTACTGTAAATATGGAAGTGGGGATGCTCACACCCCCGGTGGGGCTGAACCTGTTTGTGGCAAGCGGAATTTCGGGACTGAACATACAGGAAGTAATAAAAGCTTCATTGCCATGGTTTTTTGTCCTTATCATTGGACTTCTGATAATAACATACATTCCTCAGATTTCACTCTTTTTGCCCAATATCCTTTACGGCGGTTAACAATATAAGGCCTGGTTTTTACCGGGCCTTTTCTTTTTAAGTAAAACATTATTAATCAGTCCTTTTGGGATAAGTTCTATAGCAATTTACAATACTTCTTTTAATCATTTTTCTAAAATCTCTTTTAAATAATCCTCTGATTTCTGTTATAATTAAAATAGGAGGTAATTATGAATTATAATATTTTTGTCATAGGGCTGGATGACTTTCATCATTCTTTATTAAAAAATATTAATGACGGAAGGAGCTATGCATTTCATAACTTGCTCCCCTATGATATGATAATAAACCCTCCGAAGTACGATATGGATAAAATAATATCAATGGGGAAGAAAGAA
Coding sequences within:
- a CDS encoding metal ABC transporter solute-binding protein, Zn/Mn family, with the protein product MRNKKTFLLIVVFLFQSTLTFASKSDNIAVSISPVAFIVQEIGGDKIDVLAMVPSDSNPHLYEPSVRRMISFSESSRFFSIGSDFEEVWLDRLLSLNNNMKVQSITQHLPVTSGINDPHVWMSPSNVKKMAEEVLSELIKMKPADKNFFKSNYNSFAAKLDNIINKIDKTTKKCETDKFLTVHPVLGYFASEFHLKQIAVEKHGQEPSARYLSSLMETIKEENIKFIFSQPQVSQQYVKVIVDETGIVAEVIDPLSNNLFIMFENILSVFNKYCR
- a CDS encoding TRAP transporter substrate-binding protein translates to MKHTKLLVLTFVLTLLFSFSAFAEPIVVKFSHVVANDTPKGKAAQYLKKIVEERTDGRMKVEIYPNASLYGDREAIEALQMNAIQLAAPSFSKFTGFVPELQIFDLPFLFNDNDHLHKVLDGEVGQKILKLVGQKGLVGLAYWDNGFKQISAKQRPLIKPSDAAGLKFRIMSSKVLEEQFKVIGANPQVLPFSEVYSALQQGVVDGQENTLSNIYTKKFHEVQNYMTLSNHGYLGYLLVSNKIFMNQLPEDLKKIFLGAVKDATEYARKIAKEVNQEYLKKIRESGKVEIIKLTPEQRQVWKEKMMEIYPEFYDVIGKDLIQKTLDAGK
- a CDS encoding TRAP transporter small permease; amino-acid sequence: MFDKIEKTKDIFVTSVMMITMSIATLVAFTNVVLRYVFNMSLVWAGELTSYLFIWSALFGAAYGFKIGMHIGVTALIQAIRPKVAKYILTVSLIITLLFMIVMVKWGYDLVMFNKMIGQVSVDLGIPFWLIYLCVPIAMAIAVYEILVKIIQILRTPGDDFHYETIMKGH
- a CDS encoding TRAP transporter large permease, translated to MDIISLFGLLVLFLLMGIPIAVSLGLSTTITMMLFTNQPSLIIAQKMFTSLDKFALMAIPLFILAGNFLSQGGAAKRIINFARSIVGHLPGGLPMSAIFACIIFAAVSGSSPATVAAIGSIMMGAIKEDGYSTRFSVGSIVCSGSLGIIIPPSIVLIVYGVTVDQSIGKLFMAGLVPGIFLGTMLMLVTYFAAVKNGHKRTKMAPLNEVWKSFKEASWGLFVIVIVIGGIYGGIFTPTEAAAVSAVYGFFVVKFIYRDLKWKQIPEVIKASASTAAMVMFIIANAMGFAYLLTIQQIPQDLAQWIIDMNFGPVMFLVFVNIMLLIAGNFMEPSSLIMIIAPLIFPVAMQLGIDPIHLGVIITVNMEVGMLTPPVGLNLFVASGISGLNIQEVIKASLPWFFVLIIGLLIITYIPQISLFLPNILYGG